Proteins found in one Podarcis muralis chromosome 5, rPodMur119.hap1.1, whole genome shotgun sequence genomic segment:
- the LOC114598616 gene encoding carboxyl-terminal PDZ ligand of neuronal nitric oxide synthase protein isoform X3, translating into MPVGASPSAKTRYSLVDDRHDLRVPLHNDDAFQHGIAFEAKYIGSLDVPRPNSRVEIVTAMRRIRYEFKAKSIKKKKVTLMVSVDGVKVLLKKKKKKKKKEWDWDESKLLVMHDPIYRIFYVSHDSQDLKIFSYIARDGSSNVFRCNVFKSKKKSQAMRIVRTVGQAFEVCHKLSLQHTHQNADGQEDSQSEKGREDPEAPALPEAEPVVAAEETDIDAVDSGLPGRHHLEFNRGVTDLDAVGGELPGLLCTKGLLHNEDILTASPETLLPSSAQLSEPGTPLSAHHQRQLLQQLLQQQTQQTQVAVSQVHLLKDQLATEAAARLEAQARVHQLLLQNKDLLNHISLLVKQVQELEAKLLGSNPRGSRDSLLEITFRPGGLPVLCDPSTPLPEDTRPLQLHPSFSNAANSLASPLGRSDCLAKLECFCFLPGDGPPLGSLELLKFRESGIGSEFESNVDDSEEWDSWGQEDSLRLFSVLDKHGLGDSLDEEVAI; encoded by the exons TATATTGGCAGCCTAGATGTACCCCGGCCAAACAGCAGGGTGGAGATTGTCACAGCCATGAGACGCATCAGG TACGAGTTCAAAGCCAAaagtataaagaagaagaaggtcaCTCTCATGGTGTCCGTGGACGGTGTGAAGGTGCtgctgaagaaaaagaagaagaagaag AAGAAAGAGTGGGACTGGGACGAGAGCAAACTGCTGGTGATGCACGACCCCATCTACAG GATATTCTACGTGTCCCACGATTCCCAGGACCTGAAGATCTTCAGCTACATTGCCAGAGATGGCTCCAGCAACGTCTTCCGCTGCAACGTCTTCAAGTCGAAGAAGAAG AGTCAGGCCATGCGCATTGTCCGAACTGTGGGGCAAGCATTTGAGGTCTGCCACAAGCTGAGCCTGCAGCACACTCACCAGAACGCGGACGGCCAAGAGGACAGCCAGAGCGAGAAGGGCAGGGAAGACCCGGAGGCGCCAG CATTGCCTGAAGCAGAGCCAGTTGTCGCCGCTGAGGAAACAGACATTGACGCCGTGGACTCTGGGCTGCCGGGGAGGCACCACCTGGAGTTCAACAGGGGAGTGACGGACCTTGATGCTGTCGGGGGAGAGCTGCCTGGCCTGCTTTGCACCAAG GGCTTGCTCCACAACGAGGACATCCTGACGGCTTCCCCCGAGACGCTGCTCCCGTCTTCTGCCCAGCTGTCTGAGCCAGGGACCCCTCTCTCTGCTCACCACCAAAGGCAGCTATTGCAGCAGCTCTTGCAGCAGCAGACGCAGCAGACACAAGTGGCCGTGTCCCAG GTGCACTTGTTGAAGGACCAGCTGGCAACAGAGGCCGCTGCCCGCCTTGAGGCCCAAGCCCGAGTGCACCAGCTCCTGCTGCAGAATAAGGACCTCCTGAACCATATTTCGCTTCTGGTGAAGCAGGTGCAAGAACTAGAGGCAAAGCTGTTGGGATCCAACCCCA GAGGCTCTCGGGACAGCTTGCTGGAAATCACCTTCCGCCCCGGCGGGCTGCCTGTTCTGTGTGACCCCAGCACCCCTCTGCCCGAAGACACTCGCCCCCTCCAGCTCCACCCCAGCTTCTCCAACGCCGCCAACTCTTTGGCCAGCCCCTTAGGTAGGAGTGACTGCCTGGCGAAGCTGGAATGTTTCTGTTTCCTCCCTGGCGACGgccctcccttgggcagcttggaGCTCCTCAAGTTCCGTGAGTCGGGGATCGGCTCCGAGTTTGAGTCCAACGTGGACGACAGTGAGGAGTGGGACTCGTGGGGCCAGGAGGACTCGCTCCGCCTGTTCAGCGTCCTTGACAAGCATGGTCTGGGAGATAGCTTGGATGAAGAGGTTGCCATTTAA